The region TAGGGGGCAGGGTACGGCTGCTCCGAACCTGAACGCCCCCAGGTGCGGTTGTCGCCCGCGGGCCGGTGGGGGCTGGTCGCGCAGTTCCCCGCGCCCTGGCGGGGCGCTCTTGTCGGCGCCGGTTCACATTTTCAGCCCGTCCGGCGTTTGAGGGCGAGGCCGTTCAGGCCGATCGGGGCTTTGGGGGCGGAGCCTCCAAGTGAGGATGGGGCGGCGGGGGCGAAGGAAGTTGTCGGGTGCCGGGTCAGGCCGTGAGGGGGAACTCCTCGCCCAGGGCCTGGAAGACCGCCGTGTTGAGGGCGAACGCCCGCCTGCACTCGGTGACGATCCGTTGCCGCTCCAGTTCGTCCGCCCGCACCCCGTCCAGCAACTCACGGTAACCCCGCTTGAACGCGGCCGGATTACCGATGTCCTCGAAGACGTAGAAGCGGACGCCGTCACCCTTACGCGCGAAGCCCCAGGTCTGTTCCGCCTTCCCCCGGATGATCTGACCGCCGGAGAGGTCGCCGAGGTAGCGGGTGTAGTGGTGGGCGACGTACCCGCCGGGCCATTCACGCGCACACTCGGCGACCCGCGCCGCGTACGCCTCGGTGGCGGGCAGCGCGGTGAGCGTCGCCCGCCAGTCCACACCCCGCAGATGCGTGAGGTCACGCTCCAGCGCACCGCGACGCAGCAACTCCGGCCGGATGAACGGCCCGGCCACCGGATCGGACGCCAACCGCTCGGCGTCCGTCTCCAACGCCTCGTACACGAACCACAGCTGCTCGGTGTAGCGCGCGTACGCCTCGACACCGAGCCTGCCGCCGAGCAGGTCGCTCATGAACGTCGAGGTCTCCGCCTCCACGTGCTGCTCGTGCGACGCGGTGCGGATCAGCGTCGAGAACGCCGTATTCATGGGACCTCCGGTGCCGAAGAGGACGAGAACCAGTCAGAATCTTGTGTGGTTAGGCTTACCTAAGTCAACGGTTTCTCGATAGGTTCCCGACATCCTGTCGGTAAAAACGTACCCCTCCGGGCGACAAAGAAAGCCCGCCCTGTGATCAGGGCGGGCTGGGCGCTACGGGCTACGACGGGCTATGAGCCACAGACGCGCGGCTACGGCAGCGTGAGGATCTCCGTACCGGTCTCCGTGACGACCAGCGTGTGCTCGAACTGCGCCGTCCGCCTGCGGTCCTTCGTCACGACGGTCCATCCGTCGTCCCACATGTCGTAGTCGTGCGTACCGAGCGTGAGCATCGGCTCGATCGTGAAGGTCATCCCGGGCTGGATGACGGTCGTCGCGTGCGGGCTGTCGTAGTGCGGGATGATCAGTCCTGAGTGGAACGAGGAGTTGATCCCGTGCCCCGTGAAGTCCCGCACGACCCCGTATCCGAACCGCTTGGCGTACGACTCGATCACGCGGCCGATGACATTGATCTGGCGGCCCGGCTTGACCGCCTTGATCGCGCGGTCGAGGGACTCACGGGTCCGCTCGACGAGGAGCCTCGACTCGTCGTCCACGTCCCCGACCAGGTACGTCGCGTTGTTGTCGCCGTGGACGCCACCGATGTACGCCGTCACGTCGAGGTTGATGATGTCGCCGTCCCGCACCACCGTGGAGTCGGGGATGCCGTGGCAGATGACCTCGTTGACCGAGGTGCACAGGGACTTGGGGAAACCGCGGTAACCGAGGGTGGACGGATAGGCGCCGTGGTCGCACATGTACGCGTGCGCGACCCGGTCCAGCTCGTCCGTCGTCACGCCCGGCGCGATGAGCTTCGCCGCCTCGGCCATCGCCTGCGCGGCGATCCGCCCGGCGATCCGCATCGCCTCGATGGTCTCGGGGGTCTGTACCTCCGGGCCGGTGTACGGCGTGGGGGAGGGCTTGCCCACGTACTCGGGGCGCCTGATGTTTCCCGGAACGGGACGGGTGGGAGAGAGCTCTCCTGGTACGAGCAGCGACTGGCCAGACATGCCAGCGAGTCTAACCAGCGGGCATGGGGGCACTATGTCCGTGGCGAAAGGAGCAGGTCATGGCCCTCTTCAAGAAGCGGACCGTAGGGAAGCCGGGCGAGTGGTACTACTGCCTCGTCCACCAGAAGGTGGAGGAGGGCCCCGAGTGCCCCGCGAAGGACCGCTTCGGCCCGTACACCACCCGTGAGGAGGCCGAACACGCGATGGAGACCGCCCAGGAGCGCAACCTCGAGTGGGAAACGGACCCCAAATGGCACGACGCAACGGGCCCGACCCCAGAGGACGACTGACGCGCCCCGAGACGCTGGGCGCGCCGGCCGACGGGCGCCGAGGGGCAGGGCCGGTCGGGCGCCGAGGCGCAGGCGCCCAGTCACCGAGCCGCCCGGGGCACCGAGGGGTTGGAGCAGCGGGCGCTGAGGCATCGAGAGGCCGGGCGGCGGGGCACCGGGCGCTCAGCCACCGGGACGCCGAGCCACCGGGACGCCGAGACGCCGAGACGCCGAGCCACCGGGACGCCGAGACGCCGAGACGCCGGGACGGCGTGAGGGCGCTGAGCCATAGTGGCCCGCGGGCGCCGACGGCGGCCGGCCCCCGCGGGCGACCCGCACCACCCGAGCGACCGTCACGGGTGGTGCGGGTGGGAGAGCACCGCCTCACCCCGAGCGGAGCGCATCCGTACCGCGTGCTCATTCGTCCGTACGTCGTACCTCATCAGCTGCGGCAGGCACCACGCCAACGCCCCCACCGCTCCCACGCAGATCACACCCCCGGCCCAGATCGACGCCCGCACCCCCGTCCAGGCCGCCATCCCGCCCGCCCGTACCTGCCCCAGCTGGGGCCCGACGGAGTACGAGAGCAGCTCGATCCCGGCGAGTCGCCCCCGTAGCTCGTCCGGAATCGTCTGGTCCCACATCGCGCCCCGGAAGATCCCGCTCACCATGTCGCAACAGCCGCCGAGGACGAGGAAGAGCAGCACCAGCCACACGTTGTGCACGGCCCCCGCCCCCACCATCGCCAGCCCCCAGCACGCCGCCGCGAAAGCCACCATCCGGCCGTGCCGGTGCACACGCGAGGTCCACCCACTGGTCAGCGTCACCAGCATCGCCCCGGCGGGCAGCGCGGCGTACATCATTCCGAGCGACCACGCGGCGTGCAGCTCGTCGGCGAGGAACGGCAGCACCGCGAGCGGCATCGCGAAGAACATCGCGGCCAGGTCGATCACGTACGTGCCGAGGAGTTCCTTGCGGTTCCACGCGTACCGCGCGCCCTGAGCGATGGAGTCGAGCGACGGCTTCGCGGCCTCGTGCGCGGCCGGTGACGCGGCGAGTCCGACGATCAGTACGACCGACACCACGAAGGTCACCAGGTCCACGGCGTACGCCCAGCCGAGCCCGGCGTAGGCGACCACGACGCCCGCGAGCGCCGGCCCCGCGACCCCGCCGACCGACCAGCGCAGGGAGTTGAGGGAGGCCGCGGCGGGCAGGTGCTCGTGCGCCACGATCCGGGGGACGAGCGAGTCCAGCGCGGGTCGCTGCACCGACCCGAGCGCGGAGGACAGCGCGGCGACCACGTACAGCGGCCACACGGCCGGACGCGGCATCAGCGCGTTGACGAGCAGACCGCCGCACAGCAGCCCCTGTCCGGCCTCCGTGTAAAGGATCAGCTTCCGTTTGTCGAGGGCGTCGGCGAGCGCCCCGCCGTACAGCCCGAACACGATCAGCGGTACGAGTTCCACGGCCCCGATCGCCCCCACGGCCACCGCCGACCCGGTCAGCACCTTCATCTGTACCGGCAGCGCGACGAAGGTCAGGAAGCTGCCGAAGTTGGTGATCAGCCCGGCCAGCCACAGCCGCCGGAAGTCGGCCGACGCCCGCCAGGGCGCGAGATCGGGCAGCAGCGACCGCAGTCGCGCACCGGCACCGGCACCGGCGGCGGGTTCAGCGTGCGCGGGCAGCGCGGCGGGGGATACGGGGGCGTCGTCGGTCACGACGGCTCATGCTGAGCGGCCGCCCACCGCGGCGGCAACTGCTTTTCCGCCGCCCGGCCGCCCCGCCGTCGTCCCTCCCGTCACCGCCCACCGTGTCCTACCACCGCGCCGCCGGCGGAGCTGTCAACTGGTCCGCGAGGCGGGAGAGCCGGTCGCGGAACCGGCGCCGCCCCCGCGGGGAGGGCAGGGAGTTCTCCCCGGCCGCCGCGCTGACGAGGTGCTGCACGGTGTCGAGGTCGAGTTCCTGATCCGGCGGCACGGTCAGCGACTCGTGCGCCATCGCTCCCAGCTCCCGGTCACCGGCGTCGAGCGCGAGCACGGTCGCCCCGGCTCGCCGCGCGTCGTGGACCCGCTCCAGGAGCGGCGCCCCGGGTGCGGCGGGCGACACCACGAGCAGTGTCTCGCCGCGCCGCGCCGCCTCGATACGGCCGAGGCCCACGGCGAGATGGGCCGGGTCCGAGGCCCGCGCCCCGTGCCGCACCAGCGTCGGCGACAGCTCCGGCGTCCCCGACCAGGCCGCCTCGTCCACCAGATGTGCGGCCAGGTGCCATGGCTCGTACTCCGCCGTGCCCACGAGGAGCAGCCCGCCCCCGTACGACACCACGGACCCCCTCAGGCCCTCCGCGAACCGTCGCGTGGCCCCCAACCACTCGGTCCCGGCGAGGACTTCGCGCAACAACGCGACCCGTACGGCATCCATGCGCACGCATCCTGCCGCAATCGACAACTGATCAGGCGGAGTTCACCATGAATTCGCCCAAGTGGGGCAGATCCCGGCGCATGACGGAAACAACCGGAACCACCACGGCAACAACCGCGGTCACCAGCACCCCTTTCCACGCGGGCCGCGAAGGCTACGCGAGCTTCCGCATCCCGGCCGTGGTCGCCACCCGTACCCCCACCGCACCCACCGCATCCGCCACCGTGCCCGGCCCCAGCACCACGCCCACCCCCGTTTCCACCCTGCTCGCCTTCTGCGAGGGCCGGGTCGACTCCGCCGCCGACCACGGCCACATCGACATCGTCCTGAAGCGGTCGACGGACGGCGGCCGCACCTGGGGCCCGCTCCAGGCCGTCGCCCGGAACGGGAACGATCTCGCCGGCAACCCCGCCCCCGTCGTCCTCGACACCGGCCGGATCCTGCTCGTGCACGTCCGCGCCGCCGCCGGAGCGACCGAGGACGCCATCCTGCGCGGCAGGGTGAAGCCCGCGGACGGGCGCCGCGTCGGGTGCAGCACAGCGACGACGACGGCGCCACCTGGTCCGCCCCGAAGGAGATCACCGGGCAGGTGAAGAAGGCGGACTGGCGGTGGTACGCGACCACGCCCGGGCACGCCGTGCAGCTCGGCAGCGGCCGGGTCGTCGTCCCCGGCAACCACACCCTGCCGCCCACCGGTACGGACACCGGCACCGAGGCGAAGTACAACAGCGGCCACTGCCTGCTCAGCGACGACCGCGGCGAGACCTGGTCCCTCGGGTACATCGACGAGAACACCGACGGATACGTCAACGCCAACGAGACGACCGCCGCCGAACTCCCCGACGGGAGCGTCTACTTCAACACCCGCAACGACTCCCCGTCCCCCGGCAACCGCGCCGACGCCCACTCCACGGACGGCGGCAGGACCCTGACCAAACCCTTCCGGCCACAGGCGGGCCTGGTCACCCCCGTCGTCCAGGGCAGCCTGCTCCAGCTCCGCGACCCGGACCTGCTGCTGTACTCGGGGCCCGCCGACCCCGCCGCCCGCGCCCTGATGACCGTCCGCGCCTCCGCCGACGGCGGCACCACCTGGCGGCCCGCGCACACGGTCGACGGACTGCCCGCCGCGTACTCCGACCTCGTCCGCGTCGACGCGACGACCGTGGGGCTCCTCTACGAGACGGGCGACTTCGGGCCGTACGAGACGATCACCTTCCGCCGTATCCCCGTGACGGCCCTCACCTGAGCACCCGAAGCCCCCGGGGCGGGAACCGCGCCACGTAAAGTCGGCCCATGACCTCTACTGACAGTGCACAGAAGGCCCCCGCGAAGGACCCCTGGGACCTTCCCGACGTGTCCGGACTCGTCGTCGGCGTGCTCGGCGGCACCGGCCCCCAGGGCAAGGGCCTGGCCTACCGGCTCGCCAGGGCCGGCCAGAAGGTGATCATCGGCTCGCGTGCCGCGGAACGCGCGCAGACCGCCGCCGAGGAGCTGGGCCACGGTGTCGAGGGTGCCGACAACGCCGAGTGCGCGCGGCGCAGCGACATCGTGATCGTCGCCGTACCGTGGGAGGGGCACGGCAAGACTCTGGAATCGCTGCGCGAGGAGCTGGCCGGCAAGCTCGTCGTCGACTGTGTCAATCCGCTGGGCTTCGACAAGAAGGGTGCCTACGCCCTGAAGCCGGAGGAGGGCAGCGCCGCCGAGCAGGCCGCCGCCCTGCTGCCGGACTCCCGGGTCGCGGCCGCCTTCCATCACCTGTCGGCCGTCCTTCTCCAGGACCCGGAGGTCGACGAGATCGACACCGATGTGATGGTCCTCGGCGAGGAGCGCGCGGATGTCGAGATCGTGCAGGCGCTGGCCGGCCGCATCCCCGGCATGCGCGGTGTCTTCGCCGGCCGGCTGCGAGGCGCCCACCAGGTCGAGGCGCTGGTGGCGAACCTGATCTCCGTGAACCGCCGCTACAAGGCCCACGCCGGCCTCCGGGTGACGGACGTATAGCGGGCGCACGGGCATGGGGGACATGAGGGACACTGGACGCCGTACGACCTCGTTCGAACCGTCCCGACAGGAGCAGACCCCCCATGCCCCGCCTCGCGCT is a window of Streptomyces mirabilis DNA encoding:
- the map gene encoding type I methionyl aminopeptidase, with the protein product MSGQSLLVPGELSPTRPVPGNIRRPEYVGKPSPTPYTGPEVQTPETIEAMRIAGRIAAQAMAEAAKLIAPGVTTDELDRVAHAYMCDHGAYPSTLGYRGFPKSLCTSVNEVICHGIPDSTVVRDGDIINLDVTAYIGGVHGDNNATYLVGDVDDESRLLVERTRESLDRAIKAVKPGRQINVIGRVIESYAKRFGYGVVRDFTGHGINSSFHSGLIIPHYDSPHATTVIQPGMTFTIEPMLTLGTHDYDMWDDGWTVVTKDRRRTAQFEHTLVVTETGTEILTLP
- a CDS encoding heme oxygenase (biliverdin-producing) — encoded protein: MNTAFSTLIRTASHEQHVEAETSTFMSDLLGGRLGVEAYARYTEQLWFVYEALETDAERLASDPVAGPFIRPELLRRGALERDLTHLRGVDWRATLTALPATEAYAARVAECAREWPGGYVAHHYTRYLGDLSGGQIIRGKAEQTWGFARKGDGVRFYVFEDIGNPAAFKRGYRELLDGVRADELERQRIVTECRRAFALNTAVFQALGEEFPLTA
- a CDS encoding MFS transporter yields the protein MTDDAPVSPAALPAHAEPAAGAGAGARLRSLLPDLAPWRASADFRRLWLAGLITNFGSFLTFVALPVQMKVLTGSAVAVGAIGAVELVPLIVFGLYGGALADALDKRKLILYTEAGQGLLCGGLLVNALMPRPAVWPLYVVAALSSALGSVQRPALDSLVPRIVAHEHLPAAASLNSLRWSVGGVAGPALAGVVVAYAGLGWAYAVDLVTFVVSVVLIVGLAASPAAHEAAKPSLDSIAQGARYAWNRKELLGTYVIDLAAMFFAMPLAVLPFLADELHAAWSLGMMYAALPAGAMLVTLTSGWTSRVHRHGRMVAFAAACWGLAMVGAGAVHNVWLVLLFLVLGGCCDMVSGIFRGAMWDQTIPDELRGRLAGIELLSYSVGPQLGQVRAGGMAAWTGVRASIWAGGVICVGAVGALAWCLPQLMRYDVRTNEHAVRMRSARGEAVLSHPHHP
- the npdG gene encoding NADPH-dependent F420 reductase; this translates as MTSTDSAQKAPAKDPWDLPDVSGLVVGVLGGTGPQGKGLAYRLARAGQKVIIGSRAAERAQTAAEELGHGVEGADNAECARRSDIVIVAVPWEGHGKTLESLREELAGKLVVDCVNPLGFDKKGAYALKPEEGSAAEQAAALLPDSRVAAAFHHLSAVLLQDPEVDEIDTDVMVLGEERADVEIVQALAGRIPGMRGVFAGRLRGAHQVEALVANLISVNRRYKAHAGLRVTDV